One window of the Babesia microti strain RI chromosome IV, complete genome genome contains the following:
- a CDS encoding glideosome associated protein with multiple membrane spans 3 (GAPM3) (overlaps_old_locusTagID:BBM_III06730) yields MAMYYTTRKDGLDGPAHVVRGPIIPLNEFFSVSLRSGFGLQLLSLLGLIITHFSHGGKGFYTYDLSGLSEETRLNESFRNFTAVFSIIYLGGSLCLLCFQIILADDTCWTRGYRSGSKILRLATFLDTLSSTLQFIFHLYIAKFYTTRWYILLNEGGSELVLFLFTRVIHAFSLILFGVACYLLEVYHDEGAGDLHAYINSVLFILSGLFELLKFMLKMSTPFVPTLALALLAASLWAVYFEPEVTYTSPALNETELTNDVEHQVEKFTHLTPMQS; encoded by the exons ATGGCGATGTATTATACTACTAGAAAAGATGGCTTAGATGGTCCAGCTCATGTTGTTAGAGGCCCAATTATACCATTAAATGAATTCTTTTCTGTCAGTCTCCGCTCGGGGTTCGGCTTACAACTCCTTTCCTTGCTTGGATTGATTATAACACACTTTTCACATGGAGGAAAGGGATTTTACACATACGATTTGAGTGGATTATCAGAAGAAACTAGATTGAATGAATCATTTCGCAACTTTACCGCGgttttttcaattatctACCTTGGAGGATCTTTGTGTCTACTCTGTTTTCAAATCATATTAGCTGATGATACATG TTGGACTAGGGGATATAGATCTGGGTCCAAGATTTTAAGACTAGCTACCTTTTTGGACACTCTAAGCTCAACTTTGCAATTCATTTtccatttatatattgCAAAGTTTTACACAACTAGATGGTACATACTATTGAATGAGGGTGGGAGTGAACTAGTTTTGTTTTTATTCACCAGAGTTATTCATGCATTTTCCCTTATATTATTTGGTGTAGCGTGTTACCTATTGGAAGTCTATCATGATGAAGGTGCGGGTGATTTACACGCATACATTAACagtgtattatttatattatccGGCCTTTTTG AACTGCTAAAATTCATGCTTAAAATGTCAACACCATTCGTACCAACATTAGCGCTAGCTTTGCTGGCTGCTTCTTTGTGGGCAGTGTATTTCGAACCAGAAGTCACATACACATCTCCAGCCTTGAATGAAACCGAATTGACCAATGATGTGGAGCATCAGGTAGAAAAATTCACCCATCTCACTCCTATGCAATCTTGA
- a CDS encoding vacuolar protein sorting 29 (overlaps_old_locusTagID:BBM_III06725), whose protein sequence is MNETEFILILGDIYTPSRALCIPNQFKELLRNNKISAVFCTGNLGSDDVKEELENISTNLYITKGDFDMNDEYPEYLNVKIGEFNFGMIHGHQIVPWGNFDSLRAIAIQLNCDILISGHTHELSVITKSDRCYINPSTCTGAYQPWSPNPIPSFVLLAVTGDQIMIYTYQIGLGIDNDGKPNVNMVKWSKNNRRMDP, encoded by the exons ATGAATGAAACGGAATTTATTCTAATTCTTGGTGACATATACACACCTTCAAGAGCCCTTTGTATACCAAATCAATTCAAAGAATTGCTGAGGAATAACAAGATTTCAGCTGTATTTTGTACTGGCAACTTAGGTTCTGATGATGTAAAGGAGGAACTTGAGAATATATCCACAAATTTGTACATAACCAAGGGGGATTTTGATATGAATGATGAATATCCAGAATATTTGAATGTCAAAATAG GGGAATTCAACTTTGGCATGATTCATGGACACCAAATTGTGCCTTGGGGGAATTTTGATTCATTAAGAGCTATAGCGATACAACtaaattgtgatatattaatttcagGTCATACCCATGAACTATCTGTTATCACCAAATCCGATAGATGTTATATTAACCCCTCAACATGCACCGGAGCCTATCAGCCCTGGTCCCCAAATCCCATCCCTTCGTTTGTGCTGCTAGCTGTTACTGGCGatcaaataatgatatacaCGTATCAAATCGGGTTAGGGATTGATAATGACGGGAAGCCGAATGTTAATATGGTAAAGTGGTCCAAGAACAATAGAAGAATGGATCCTTAA
- a CDS encoding rlmN, ribosomal RNA large subunit methyltransferase N (overlaps_old_locusTagID:BBM_III06735): MFRSVRQSKISEYIKRFSYEPYRIKQFNNYLYKHSVLDVYQMKTLPLALRRGIDSTFNDGLLSVKCIESIKSDRATKVLFECGDSFRIESVLLNFPTHTSLCISSQVGCAYGCKFCATGKIGIKRNLTVDEIVDQIIYFKNMGHRINTISFMGMGEPLSNPNTFHALEILTSEMNISPRKLTISTIGLLPGLSKLSAKYPQINIAYSLHTPFTDQRNDLMPINRMYPFQEVFELLDKHLARTGRRVWIAYVLIKDINDTVDHAQALGNFIRSRPGDVRHLYHVNLIPYNKVQGDCMERVLVDGAKAFEKELNKLSISTSYRNHFGQDIDAACGQLFAKYQINGLKVDDLLVA; the protein is encoded by the exons ATGTTCCGATCTGTGAGACAGAGCAAAATATCAGAGTATATAAAAAGATTCTCCTACGAACCGTATCgcattaaacaattcaataattACTTGTACAAACATTCAGTTTTGGACGTTTACCAAATGAAAACCTTGCCACTTGCTTTGCGTAGGGGAATAGATTCCACCTTCAATGATGGGTTATTAAGTGTTAAATGTATAGAATCTATTAAGTCCGACAGGGCAACAAAAGTACTTTTTGAATGTGGTGATAGTTTTAGAATTGAATCTGTACTTTTAAACTTTCCTACACATACATCTCTTTGCATCTCATCACag GTGGGTTGTGCCTATGgctgtaaattttgtgcCACAGGGAAAATTGGAATAAAACGGAATTTGACGGTAGATGAGATAGTTGACCAAATTATCTACTTTAAAAACATGGGTCATAGAATCAACACAATCAGTTTTATGG GCATGGGAGAACCATTATCAAACCCTAACACATTTCATGCATTGGAAATACTTACCAGtgaaatgaatatatcGCCAAGGAAACTAACAATCAGCACAATAGGACTACTTCCAGGCCTAAGTAAATTATCTGCCAAGTATCCACAAATCAATATCGCATATTCGTTGCACACTCCCTTCACCGATCAGCGTAATGATTTG ATGCCAATCAATCGCATGTACCCCTTCCAAGAGGTGTTTGAGTTGCTAGATAAGCATTTGGCTAGGACAGGGAGGAGAGTTTGGATAGCATATGTTCTTATAAAGG ACATAAATGATACAGTGGACCACGCCCAAGCCTTGGGTAATTTTATACGCAGCAGACCAGGTGATGTGCGACATTTGTATCATGTAAATTTAATCCCCTATAATAAAG TCCAAGGGGATTGCATGGAAAGAGTACTAGTTGATGGTGCAAAGGCTTTCGAAAAGGaactaaataaactatCAATTTCCACTTCCTACAG aAATCATTTTGGGCAAGATATAGACGCCGCTTGCGGTCAACTATTCGCAAAGTATCAAATTAATGGTTTAAAAGTTGATGATTTACTTGTTGCTTAG